The following proteins are co-located in the Doryrhamphus excisus isolate RoL2022-K1 chromosome 15, RoL_Dexc_1.0, whole genome shotgun sequence genome:
- the LOC131102714 gene encoding properdin-like isoform X2, which produces MFNRRDKQPVGGGYMRQQRSLVYLSTMKNPLLVLVLVLVPVLVCVDRAQAVRCFSHFRRWSGQCDEELGEVDEDDCCQNPDYGYVTQDGGCQSCGPPAWSDWSPWSPCSVLCGEGVTQRSRKCFGMGQCQNTANVLQTQPCNGTCCDGGWASWLPWSSCSITCGGRGVRRRERLCSATPECRPTCGGSSEEAESCVSDSRCPVHGGWSSWSVWSLCSGSCIDDEHEGVSVPSRQRHRSCSSPAPSNDTWPPGDGCHGDGVQVQHCSELPKCPVDGHWGAWSEMSPCTARCGEGLRFSTRVCNQPAPKYGGRFCEGASARSVVCHIICAVDGAWSGWSSWGECTASCITKGRVPVRTRQRSCSSPAPSLFPVGEGCHGDSQQTDECVHLPSCPGDPSESDLDGGWGSWSPFSSCPVSCGVGLQVSLRRCDSPSPKAGGRPCPGNHRRTRICKTNVHCPVDGVWSEWSPWQRCEYPFKARDIRCKQIAGSQSREHRCLHRAHNGSICSGDRLSEYRICYDVSGCYLKGSWDGWEAWSLCRPPCGGNSRRRRSRKCVPDYSDYRSSMRRQKENVTFYGDPVADCGPAPGGVTFQAQPCVNVPACD; this is translated from the exons atgtttaaCCGCCGGGACAAACAGCCCGTGGGGGGGGGCTACATGCGTCAACAACGCTCACTAGTCTACTTATCAACCATGAAGAACCCGCTCCTGGtgctggtcctggtcctggtcccgGTCCTGGTCTGTGTGGATCGTGCAC AAGCAGTGAGGTGTTTTTCACACTTCAGGCGTTGGTCAGGTCAATGTGATGAAGAGCTGGGTGAGGTAGATGAAGATGACTGCTGTCAGAATCCTGATTATGGTTACGTCACCCAAGATGGCGGCTGTCAATCATGTGg GCCTCCAGCGTGgtcggactggtcgccatggtCACCGTGTAGCGTCCTGTGTGGGGAGGGGGTGACGCAGAGGAGCAGGAAGTGTTTTGGCATGGGCCAGTGTCAGAATACTGCAAACGTACTGCAGACGCAACCCTGCAATGGCACATGCTGCGATG GGGGCTGGGCGTCGTGGCTCCCTTGGTCTTCCTGCTCCATCACCTGTGGAGGTCGTGGGGTCAGAAGGCGAGAGAGGCTTTGCTCCGCCACTCCTGAGTGTCGCCCAACCTGTGGAGGGTCTTCTGAGGAGGCGGAGTCCTGTGTATCAGACAGCAGGTGTCCAG TGCACGGCGGGTGGTCCAGCTGGTCCGTATGGTCTCTGTGTTCCGGCTCGTGTATCGATGATGAGCACGAAGGCGTCTCGGTGCCCTCCAGACAGCGACATCGCTCCTGTTCCAGCCCCGCCCCTTCCAATGACACATGGCCTCCGGGTgacggttgccatggagacggcGTGCAGGTCCAGCATTGCAGCGAGCTTCCCAAGTGTCCGG TGGACGGGCACTGGGGGGCGTGGTCAGAGATGAGTCCTTGCACCGCCCGCTGTGGGGAGGGACTTCGCTTTTCCACCCGCGTGTGCAATCAGCCCGCCCCCAAATATGGCGGACGATTCTGTGAGGGAGCGAGCGCTCGGAGTGTCGTATGTCACATAATTTGTGCAG TGGACGGGGCCTGGTCCGGTTGGTCCAGCTGGGGCGAGTGTACTGCTTCCTGCATCACGAAAGGCAGAGTTCCTGTCAGGACTCGTCAGCGCTCCTGTTCTAGCCCCGCCCCTTCCCTCTTCCCTGTGGGTgaaggttgccatggtgacagccAGCAGACAGACGAGTGCGTCCACCTGCCCTCGTGCCCGGGTGACCCCTCCGAGTCTGATCTGGACGGGGGCTGGGGGTCCTGGTCCCCCTTCTCGTCCTGTCCTGTCTCCTGCGGGGTGGGGCTTCAGGTGTCGCTCAGGAGGTGTGACAGCCCCAGTCCCAAAGCGGGTGGGCGTCCGTGTCCCGGGAACCACCGCAGGACTCGCATTTGCAAGACCAATGTCCACTGTCCAG TGGACGGCGTGTGGTCCGAgtggtcgccatggcaacgctGTGAATACCCGTTTAAGGCCCGGGACATCCGCTGTAAGCAGATCGCCGGAAGTCAAAGTCGAGAGCACCGATGTTTGCACCGCGCTCACAACGGCTCCATCTGCAGCGGCGACCGTCTGAGCGAGTACCGCATCTGCTATGATGTCAGCGGCTGTTACT tgaagGGCAGCTGGGACGGCTGGGAGGCGTGGTCGTTGTGTCGGCCGCCGTGTGGAGGGAACTCGCGCCGGCGACGGAGCCGGAAGTGCGTTCCTGATTACAGCGACTATCG TTCCAGCATGCGCCGTCAGAAGGAAAACGTGACCTTCTACGGGGATCCCGTTGCCGACTGTGGGCCCGCGCCAGGGGGCGTGACCTTTCAAGCGCAGCCTTGCGTCAACGTGCCCGCCTGTGACTGA
- the LOC131102714 gene encoding properdin-like isoform X1 has product MFNRRDKQPVGGGYMRQQRSLVYLSTMKNPLLVLVLVLVPVLVCVDRAQAVRCFSHFRRWSGQCDEELGEVDEDDCCQNPDYGYVTQDGGCQSCGPPAWSDWSPWSPCSVLCGEGVTQRSRKCFGMGQCQNTANVLQTQPCNGTCCDAGGWASWLPWSSCSITCGGRGVRRRERLCSATPECRPTCGGSSEEAESCVSDSRCPVHGGWSSWSVWSLCSGSCIDDEHEGVSVPSRQRHRSCSSPAPSNDTWPPGDGCHGDGVQVQHCSELPKCPVDGHWGAWSEMSPCTARCGEGLRFSTRVCNQPAPKYGGRFCEGASARSVVCHIICAVDGAWSGWSSWGECTASCITKGRVPVRTRQRSCSSPAPSLFPVGEGCHGDSQQTDECVHLPSCPGDPSESDLDGGWGSWSPFSSCPVSCGVGLQVSLRRCDSPSPKAGGRPCPGNHRRTRICKTNVHCPVDGVWSEWSPWQRCEYPFKARDIRCKQIAGSQSREHRCLHRAHNGSICSGDRLSEYRICYDVSGCYLKGSWDGWEAWSLCRPPCGGNSRRRRSRKCVPDYSDYRSSMRRQKENVTFYGDPVADCGPAPGGVTFQAQPCVNVPACD; this is encoded by the exons atgtttaaCCGCCGGGACAAACAGCCCGTGGGGGGGGGCTACATGCGTCAACAACGCTCACTAGTCTACTTATCAACCATGAAGAACCCGCTCCTGGtgctggtcctggtcctggtcccgGTCCTGGTCTGTGTGGATCGTGCAC AAGCAGTGAGGTGTTTTTCACACTTCAGGCGTTGGTCAGGTCAATGTGATGAAGAGCTGGGTGAGGTAGATGAAGATGACTGCTGTCAGAATCCTGATTATGGTTACGTCACCCAAGATGGCGGCTGTCAATCATGTGg GCCTCCAGCGTGgtcggactggtcgccatggtCACCGTGTAGCGTCCTGTGTGGGGAGGGGGTGACGCAGAGGAGCAGGAAGTGTTTTGGCATGGGCCAGTGTCAGAATACTGCAAACGTACTGCAGACGCAACCCTGCAATGGCACATGCTGCGATG cagGGGGCTGGGCGTCGTGGCTCCCTTGGTCTTCCTGCTCCATCACCTGTGGAGGTCGTGGGGTCAGAAGGCGAGAGAGGCTTTGCTCCGCCACTCCTGAGTGTCGCCCAACCTGTGGAGGGTCTTCTGAGGAGGCGGAGTCCTGTGTATCAGACAGCAGGTGTCCAG TGCACGGCGGGTGGTCCAGCTGGTCCGTATGGTCTCTGTGTTCCGGCTCGTGTATCGATGATGAGCACGAAGGCGTCTCGGTGCCCTCCAGACAGCGACATCGCTCCTGTTCCAGCCCCGCCCCTTCCAATGACACATGGCCTCCGGGTgacggttgccatggagacggcGTGCAGGTCCAGCATTGCAGCGAGCTTCCCAAGTGTCCGG TGGACGGGCACTGGGGGGCGTGGTCAGAGATGAGTCCTTGCACCGCCCGCTGTGGGGAGGGACTTCGCTTTTCCACCCGCGTGTGCAATCAGCCCGCCCCCAAATATGGCGGACGATTCTGTGAGGGAGCGAGCGCTCGGAGTGTCGTATGTCACATAATTTGTGCAG TGGACGGGGCCTGGTCCGGTTGGTCCAGCTGGGGCGAGTGTACTGCTTCCTGCATCACGAAAGGCAGAGTTCCTGTCAGGACTCGTCAGCGCTCCTGTTCTAGCCCCGCCCCTTCCCTCTTCCCTGTGGGTgaaggttgccatggtgacagccAGCAGACAGACGAGTGCGTCCACCTGCCCTCGTGCCCGGGTGACCCCTCCGAGTCTGATCTGGACGGGGGCTGGGGGTCCTGGTCCCCCTTCTCGTCCTGTCCTGTCTCCTGCGGGGTGGGGCTTCAGGTGTCGCTCAGGAGGTGTGACAGCCCCAGTCCCAAAGCGGGTGGGCGTCCGTGTCCCGGGAACCACCGCAGGACTCGCATTTGCAAGACCAATGTCCACTGTCCAG TGGACGGCGTGTGGTCCGAgtggtcgccatggcaacgctGTGAATACCCGTTTAAGGCCCGGGACATCCGCTGTAAGCAGATCGCCGGAAGTCAAAGTCGAGAGCACCGATGTTTGCACCGCGCTCACAACGGCTCCATCTGCAGCGGCGACCGTCTGAGCGAGTACCGCATCTGCTATGATGTCAGCGGCTGTTACT tgaagGGCAGCTGGGACGGCTGGGAGGCGTGGTCGTTGTGTCGGCCGCCGTGTGGAGGGAACTCGCGCCGGCGACGGAGCCGGAAGTGCGTTCCTGATTACAGCGACTATCG TTCCAGCATGCGCCGTCAGAAGGAAAACGTGACCTTCTACGGGGATCCCGTTGCCGACTGTGGGCCCGCGCCAGGGGGCGTGACCTTTCAAGCGCAGCCTTGCGTCAACGTGCCCGCCTGTGACTGA
- the LOC131102714 gene encoding properdin-like isoform X3, which translates to MFNRRDKQPVGGGYMRQQRSLVYLSTMKNPLLVLVLVLVPVLVCVDRALRCFSHFRRWSGQCDEELGEVDEDDCCQNPDYGYVTQDGGCQSCGPPAWSDWSPWSPCSVLCGEGVTQRSRKCFGMGQCQNTANVLQTQPCNGTCCDAGGWASWLPWSSCSITCGGRGVRRRERLCSATPECRPTCGGSSEEAESCVSDSRCPVHGGWSSWSVWSLCSGSCIDDEHEGVSVPSRQRHRSCSSPAPSNDTWPPGDGCHGDGVQVQHCSELPKCPVDGHWGAWSEMSPCTARCGEGLRFSTRVCNQPAPKYGGRFCEGASARSVVCHIICAVDGAWSGWSSWGECTASCITKGRVPVRTRQRSCSSPAPSLFPVGEGCHGDSQQTDECVHLPSCPGDPSESDLDGGWGSWSPFSSCPVSCGVGLQVSLRRCDSPSPKAGGRPCPGNHRRTRICKTNVHCPVDGVWSEWSPWQRCEYPFKARDIRCKQIAGSQSREHRCLHRAHNGSICSGDRLSEYRICYDVSGCYLKGSWDGWEAWSLCRPPCGGNSRRRRSRKCVPDYSDYRSSMRRQKENVTFYGDPVADCGPAPGGVTFQAQPCVNVPACD; encoded by the exons atgtttaaCCGCCGGGACAAACAGCCCGTGGGGGGGGGCTACATGCGTCAACAACGCTCACTAGTCTACTTATCAACCATGAAGAACCCGCTCCTGGtgctggtcctggtcctggtcccgGTCCTGGTCTGTGTGGATCGTGCAC TGAGGTGTTTTTCACACTTCAGGCGTTGGTCAGGTCAATGTGATGAAGAGCTGGGTGAGGTAGATGAAGATGACTGCTGTCAGAATCCTGATTATGGTTACGTCACCCAAGATGGCGGCTGTCAATCATGTGg GCCTCCAGCGTGgtcggactggtcgccatggtCACCGTGTAGCGTCCTGTGTGGGGAGGGGGTGACGCAGAGGAGCAGGAAGTGTTTTGGCATGGGCCAGTGTCAGAATACTGCAAACGTACTGCAGACGCAACCCTGCAATGGCACATGCTGCGATG cagGGGGCTGGGCGTCGTGGCTCCCTTGGTCTTCCTGCTCCATCACCTGTGGAGGTCGTGGGGTCAGAAGGCGAGAGAGGCTTTGCTCCGCCACTCCTGAGTGTCGCCCAACCTGTGGAGGGTCTTCTGAGGAGGCGGAGTCCTGTGTATCAGACAGCAGGTGTCCAG TGCACGGCGGGTGGTCCAGCTGGTCCGTATGGTCTCTGTGTTCCGGCTCGTGTATCGATGATGAGCACGAAGGCGTCTCGGTGCCCTCCAGACAGCGACATCGCTCCTGTTCCAGCCCCGCCCCTTCCAATGACACATGGCCTCCGGGTgacggttgccatggagacggcGTGCAGGTCCAGCATTGCAGCGAGCTTCCCAAGTGTCCGG TGGACGGGCACTGGGGGGCGTGGTCAGAGATGAGTCCTTGCACCGCCCGCTGTGGGGAGGGACTTCGCTTTTCCACCCGCGTGTGCAATCAGCCCGCCCCCAAATATGGCGGACGATTCTGTGAGGGAGCGAGCGCTCGGAGTGTCGTATGTCACATAATTTGTGCAG TGGACGGGGCCTGGTCCGGTTGGTCCAGCTGGGGCGAGTGTACTGCTTCCTGCATCACGAAAGGCAGAGTTCCTGTCAGGACTCGTCAGCGCTCCTGTTCTAGCCCCGCCCCTTCCCTCTTCCCTGTGGGTgaaggttgccatggtgacagccAGCAGACAGACGAGTGCGTCCACCTGCCCTCGTGCCCGGGTGACCCCTCCGAGTCTGATCTGGACGGGGGCTGGGGGTCCTGGTCCCCCTTCTCGTCCTGTCCTGTCTCCTGCGGGGTGGGGCTTCAGGTGTCGCTCAGGAGGTGTGACAGCCCCAGTCCCAAAGCGGGTGGGCGTCCGTGTCCCGGGAACCACCGCAGGACTCGCATTTGCAAGACCAATGTCCACTGTCCAG TGGACGGCGTGTGGTCCGAgtggtcgccatggcaacgctGTGAATACCCGTTTAAGGCCCGGGACATCCGCTGTAAGCAGATCGCCGGAAGTCAAAGTCGAGAGCACCGATGTTTGCACCGCGCTCACAACGGCTCCATCTGCAGCGGCGACCGTCTGAGCGAGTACCGCATCTGCTATGATGTCAGCGGCTGTTACT tgaagGGCAGCTGGGACGGCTGGGAGGCGTGGTCGTTGTGTCGGCCGCCGTGTGGAGGGAACTCGCGCCGGCGACGGAGCCGGAAGTGCGTTCCTGATTACAGCGACTATCG TTCCAGCATGCGCCGTCAGAAGGAAAACGTGACCTTCTACGGGGATCCCGTTGCCGACTGTGGGCCCGCGCCAGGGGGCGTGACCTTTCAAGCGCAGCCTTGCGTCAACGTGCCCGCCTGTGACTGA
- the si:dkey-225f5.4 gene encoding uncharacterized protein si:dkey-225f5.4 isoform X3 — MAEIQTVLQLCDPVLLAPCAEGDEWDSAGGTLLFLQDSRQVQKVLWRQLFVLDSMMCLLEGLPSAHQLLAQPCPPPPEGAARGRWKAVKSESVSGAAHTEALLTTLHLNIQNIISRRHRAAQLLQQLHAKKQQSEDVEASLQRARDALRACDGQLTRLRAELGAELERLDGWRCSRDGLKVYASAVHDVMHLLLLSFNQSEVSLERARPPNRGNCSSDEPEPLKVSVTWSHDDRFRLQADEPGLVPHCIWGRRSELSAALLEVTRRHMGQADLLYEIHRLRSSFAIDWLPARRLLVYLKSASLVCRLQVEEGYPGSGAVRLLSVHRDGCPVETSGLQVQLYDVS, encoded by the exons ATGGCTGAAATTCAAAC tgtgttgcAGCTCTGTGACCCCGTCCTCCTGGCACCGTGTGCCGAAGGGGACGAGTGGGACTCGGCAGGCGGGACGCTGCTCTTCCTGCAG GACAGTCGGCAGGTGCAGAAGGTTCTGTGGCGCCAGCTCTTTGTTCTGGACTCCATGATGTGTCTGCTGGAGGGGCTCCCGTCCGCCCATCAACTGCTGGCGCAGCCCTGCCCCCCGCCACCAG AGGGCGCTGCTCGAGGCAGGTGGAAGGCGGTGAAGTCGGAGAGCGTGTCCGGGGCGGCCCACACGGAGGCCCTGCTCACCACGCTGCACCTCAACATCCAAAACATCATCAGCAGGCGACACAGAGCCGCACAACTGCTGCAGCAGCTGCACGCCAAG AAGCAGCAGAGTGAAGACGTGGAGGCGTCCCTGCAGAGGGCCCGTGATGCTTTGCGGGCATGTGATGGTCAGCTGACTCGGCTGAGGGCGGAGCTGGGGGCAGAACTAGAGCGCCTGGACGGCTGGCGGTGTTCCAGAGATGG CTTGAAGGTGTACGCGTCAGCCGTGCACGATGTCATGCACCTCCTCCTGCTTTCCTTCAACCAATCCGAGGTGTCTTTGGAGCGGGCTCGCCCCCCCAACCGCGGGAACTGCTCGTCCGATGAGCCGGAGCCCTTGAAGGTGTCAGTCACATGGAGTCACGACGACCGCTTCAGACTTCAG GCCGACGAGCCGGGGCTGGTGCCCCACTGCATCTGGGGGCGCCGCTCTGAGCTGAGTGCCGCCCTGCTGGAGGTCACGCGGCGCCACATGGGTCAGGCCGACCTGCTCTATGAGATCCACCGCTTGAGATCCAG CTTCGCCATCGACTGGCTTCCCGCTCGCCGCTTGCTGGTCTACCTGAAGTCTGCATCGCTGGTGTGCCGCCTGCAGGTGGAGGAGGGGTACCCCGGCAGCGGAGCCGTCCGCCTGCTGTCGGTGCACAGAGACGGATGTCCCGTGGAAACGTCTGGACTGCAG GTGCAGCTCTACGACGTTTCATAG
- the si:dkey-225f5.4 gene encoding uncharacterized protein si:dkey-225f5.4 isoform X1, giving the protein MAEIQTVLQLCDPVLLAPCAEGDEWDSAGGTLLFLQDSRQVQKVLWRQLFVLDSMMCLLEGLPSAHQLLAQPCPPPPEGAARGRWKAVKSESVSGAAHTEALLTTLHLNIQNIISRRHRAAQLLQQLHAKKQQSEDVEASLQRARDALRACDGQLTRLRAELGAELERLDGWRCSRDGLKVYASAVHDVMHLLLLSFNQSEVSLERARPPNRGNCSSDEPEPLKVSVTWSHDDRFRLQADEPGLVPHCIWGRRSELSAALLEVTRRHMGQADLLYEIHRLRSSFAIDWLPARRLLVYLKSASLVCRLQVEEGYPGSGAVRLLSVHRDGCPVETSGLQPPPPDSRVTDWLLLLRHSPLI; this is encoded by the exons ATGGCTGAAATTCAAAC tgtgttgcAGCTCTGTGACCCCGTCCTCCTGGCACCGTGTGCCGAAGGGGACGAGTGGGACTCGGCAGGCGGGACGCTGCTCTTCCTGCAG GACAGTCGGCAGGTGCAGAAGGTTCTGTGGCGCCAGCTCTTTGTTCTGGACTCCATGATGTGTCTGCTGGAGGGGCTCCCGTCCGCCCATCAACTGCTGGCGCAGCCCTGCCCCCCGCCACCAG AGGGCGCTGCTCGAGGCAGGTGGAAGGCGGTGAAGTCGGAGAGCGTGTCCGGGGCGGCCCACACGGAGGCCCTGCTCACCACGCTGCACCTCAACATCCAAAACATCATCAGCAGGCGACACAGAGCCGCACAACTGCTGCAGCAGCTGCACGCCAAG AAGCAGCAGAGTGAAGACGTGGAGGCGTCCCTGCAGAGGGCCCGTGATGCTTTGCGGGCATGTGATGGTCAGCTGACTCGGCTGAGGGCGGAGCTGGGGGCAGAACTAGAGCGCCTGGACGGCTGGCGGTGTTCCAGAGATGG CTTGAAGGTGTACGCGTCAGCCGTGCACGATGTCATGCACCTCCTCCTGCTTTCCTTCAACCAATCCGAGGTGTCTTTGGAGCGGGCTCGCCCCCCCAACCGCGGGAACTGCTCGTCCGATGAGCCGGAGCCCTTGAAGGTGTCAGTCACATGGAGTCACGACGACCGCTTCAGACTTCAG GCCGACGAGCCGGGGCTGGTGCCCCACTGCATCTGGGGGCGCCGCTCTGAGCTGAGTGCCGCCCTGCTGGAGGTCACGCGGCGCCACATGGGTCAGGCCGACCTGCTCTATGAGATCCACCGCTTGAGATCCAG CTTCGCCATCGACTGGCTTCCCGCTCGCCGCTTGCTGGTCTACCTGAAGTCTGCATCGCTGGTGTGCCGCCTGCAGGTGGAGGAGGGGTACCCCGGCAGCGGAGCCGTCCGCCTGCTGTCGGTGCACAGAGACGGATGTCCCGTGGAAACGTCTGGACTGCAG CCTCCCCCACCTGACAGCCGTGTGACGGACTGGCTGCTGCTTCTCCGCCACAGTCCTCTCATCTGA
- the si:dkey-225f5.4 gene encoding uncharacterized protein si:dkey-225f5.4 isoform X2 codes for MKNVLQLCDPVLLAPCAEGDEWDSAGGTLLFLQDSRQVQKVLWRQLFVLDSMMCLLEGLPSAHQLLAQPCPPPPEGAARGRWKAVKSESVSGAAHTEALLTTLHLNIQNIISRRHRAAQLLQQLHAKKQQSEDVEASLQRARDALRACDGQLTRLRAELGAELERLDGWRCSRDGLKVYASAVHDVMHLLLLSFNQSEVSLERARPPNRGNCSSDEPEPLKVSVTWSHDDRFRLQADEPGLVPHCIWGRRSELSAALLEVTRRHMGQADLLYEIHRLRSSFAIDWLPARRLLVYLKSASLVCRLQVEEGYPGSGAVRLLSVHRDGCPVETSGLQPPPPDSRVTDWLLLLRHSPLI; via the exons ATGAAGAA tgtgttgcAGCTCTGTGACCCCGTCCTCCTGGCACCGTGTGCCGAAGGGGACGAGTGGGACTCGGCAGGCGGGACGCTGCTCTTCCTGCAG GACAGTCGGCAGGTGCAGAAGGTTCTGTGGCGCCAGCTCTTTGTTCTGGACTCCATGATGTGTCTGCTGGAGGGGCTCCCGTCCGCCCATCAACTGCTGGCGCAGCCCTGCCCCCCGCCACCAG AGGGCGCTGCTCGAGGCAGGTGGAAGGCGGTGAAGTCGGAGAGCGTGTCCGGGGCGGCCCACACGGAGGCCCTGCTCACCACGCTGCACCTCAACATCCAAAACATCATCAGCAGGCGACACAGAGCCGCACAACTGCTGCAGCAGCTGCACGCCAAG AAGCAGCAGAGTGAAGACGTGGAGGCGTCCCTGCAGAGGGCCCGTGATGCTTTGCGGGCATGTGATGGTCAGCTGACTCGGCTGAGGGCGGAGCTGGGGGCAGAACTAGAGCGCCTGGACGGCTGGCGGTGTTCCAGAGATGG CTTGAAGGTGTACGCGTCAGCCGTGCACGATGTCATGCACCTCCTCCTGCTTTCCTTCAACCAATCCGAGGTGTCTTTGGAGCGGGCTCGCCCCCCCAACCGCGGGAACTGCTCGTCCGATGAGCCGGAGCCCTTGAAGGTGTCAGTCACATGGAGTCACGACGACCGCTTCAGACTTCAG GCCGACGAGCCGGGGCTGGTGCCCCACTGCATCTGGGGGCGCCGCTCTGAGCTGAGTGCCGCCCTGCTGGAGGTCACGCGGCGCCACATGGGTCAGGCCGACCTGCTCTATGAGATCCACCGCTTGAGATCCAG CTTCGCCATCGACTGGCTTCCCGCTCGCCGCTTGCTGGTCTACCTGAAGTCTGCATCGCTGGTGTGCCGCCTGCAGGTGGAGGAGGGGTACCCCGGCAGCGGAGCCGTCCGCCTGCTGTCGGTGCACAGAGACGGATGTCCCGTGGAAACGTCTGGACTGCAG CCTCCCCCACCTGACAGCCGTGTGACGGACTGGCTGCTGCTTCTCCGCCACAGTCCTCTCATCTGA